From one Cyanobacterium stanieri PCC 7202 genomic stretch:
- a CDS encoding hypothetical protein (COGs: COG0226 ABC-type phosphate transport system periplasmic component~KEGG: gvi:glr0445 phosphate ABC transporter periplasmic phosphate-binding protein~SPTR: Phosphate ABC transporter periplasmic phosphate-binding protein) encodes MNNLKLGRRNFLWGLTGLYASLLIPHHPSKNILRGEGEIYSELFLRSWFEKYGSNNFPLKLDYRLNYNIDTILHNLEKGSIDFATTNLPFSDQKVAHLKDKNIKILFIGLGAIALIYNNKEIENLSLTQQQIIDIFSGKIKNWQELGGKTYKPIQVIYQANKSGTNNYFNSYLNNFESLHNIRKITGISARGNGAIASTVKQIDGAISYIEYSFIPDDDLLQVAKLQNKVGNFTTPKLRDNFTTKLKEISRTQNIQPDYPLLTLNKLLINKDNLNKEQKNTLEYFISSATKQNNQG; translated from the coding sequence ATGAATAATTTAAAGCTAGGAAGACGTAATTTTTTGTGGGGATTAACGGGGTTATATGCCAGTCTCTTGATACCTCATCATCCTTCAAAAAACATTCTTAGGGGGGAGGGAGAAATATATTCCGAGTTATTTTTAAGGTCTTGGTTTGAAAAATACGGGAGCAATAATTTTCCTCTGAAATTAGATTATCGTTTAAATTATAATATTGATACTATTCTTCATAATTTGGAAAAAGGTTCCATTGATTTTGCTACTACTAATTTACCATTTTCTGATCAAAAAGTAGCTCATCTGAAGGATAAAAATATTAAAATATTATTTATTGGTTTAGGGGCGATCGCCCTTATATATAATAACAAAGAGATAGAAAATTTATCATTAACGCAACAACAAATAATAGATATATTTTCAGGAAAAATTAAAAATTGGCAAGAGTTAGGAGGAAAAACATATAAACCTATTCAAGTAATATATCAAGCCAATAAAAGCGGAACTAATAATTATTTTAACTCCTATCTAAATAATTTTGAAAGTTTGCACAATATAAGAAAAATAACTGGTATTAGTGCAAGGGGTAACGGTGCGATCGCATCTACGGTTAAACAAATAGATGGAGCAATTAGTTATATAGAATATAGCTTTATCCCAGACGATGATCTTTTGCAAGTTGCCAAATTACAAAATAAAGTAGGTAATTTTACGACCCCAAAATTAAGGGATAATTTTACAACAAAGCTAAAGGAAATTAGCCGCACACAAAATATACAACCAGATTATCCTCTATTAACACTTAATAAACTTTTAATCAATAAAGATAACCTTAATAAAGAACAAAAAAACACCTTAGAATATTTTATATCCTCAGCCACCAAGCAAAACAATCAGGGATAA